One segment of Brassica napus cultivar Da-Ae chromosome C3, Da-Ae, whole genome shotgun sequence DNA contains the following:
- the LOC106374709 gene encoding probable serine/threonine-protein kinase WNK3 isoform X2, with amino-acid sequence MRQDEENSEEEFVEIDPTGRYGRYNEVLGKGAFKQVYRAFDQLEGIEVAWNQVKLDDKLCSSEDLDRLYSEVHLLKTLKHKSIIKFYTSWIDHHQHMTINLITEVFTSGNLRQYRKKHKCVDLRALKKWSRQILEGLVYLHSHDPPVIHRDLKCDNILINGNQGEVKIGDLGLAAILHRARSAHSVIGTPEFMAPELYEEDYNVLVDIYAFGMCLLELVTFEYPYVECTNAAQIYKKVTSGIKPASLAKVTDPQVKTFIEKCIANVSERLSAKELLDDPFLKCYKEKTESVTYYKENGCNGREVEDKPSDSAVGLLTVEGQRKDLNTIFLKLRITDSKGQIRNIHFPFNIETDTSFSVAIEMVEELDLTDDQDISTIAKMIDAEIHSHIPDWIPSGLNGDYSTMQRCLSSPDSLRLDRFPSGRKVWSSPKAGDSRSPFAQRSSSKLSSPSKGRINDKEVGIVVEKLESLLRKQREDIEKMHRDQERVVCEFLKEFPPEICEEALLRLQAMDSDSLLC; translated from the exons ATGAGACAAGACGAGGAAAACTCCGAGGAAGAGTTCGTAGAGATTGATCCCACTGGTCGCTATGGACGA TATAATGAAGTTCTAGGCAAAGGAGCTTTCAAACAAGT ATACAGAGCATTTGATCAACTGGAAGGAATCGAAGTGGCTTGGAACCAAGTTAAGCTAGACGATAAACTCTGTAGCTCAGAGGATTTAGATCGTCTTTACTCTGAAGTTCACTTACTCAAAACCCTTAAACACAAAAGCATCATCAAATTCTACACTTCTTGGATCGATCACCACCAACACATGACCATCAATCTCATCACCGAAGTCTTCACTTCCGGAAATCTTAGACA GTACCGGAAGAAGCACAAGTGTGTGGATCTAAGAGCACTAAAGAAATGGTCAAGGCAGATTCTAGAAGGGCTTGTTTATCTTCATAGTCATGATCCCCCTGTGATCCATAGAGATCTTAAATGCGATAATATATTGATCAATGGTAACCAAGGTGAGGTTAAAATTGGAGATCTCGGGCTAGCAGCCATTCTGCATCGTGCTCGCTCAGCTCATAGCGTCATTG GTACTCCTGAATTTATGGCGCCTGAACTCTATGAAGAAGATTACAATGTACTTGTCGATATATACGCCTTTGGAATGTGTTTGCTTGAGCTTGTAACTTTCGAGTACCCGTATGTCGAATGTACAAATGCTGCTCAGATTTATAAGAAAGTTACATCG GGAATCAAACCAGCCTCACTTGCAAAAGTTACTGATCCGCAAGTGAAAACATTCATAGAGAAGTGTATCGCAAATGTCTCAGAACGCTTGTCAGCCAAGGAACTACTTGATGATCCTTTTCTGAAATGCTACAAGGAAAAGACCGAAAGTGTCACATATTACAAAG AAAACGGATGCAATGGAAGAGAAGTTGAAGATAAACCCTCAGATTCTGCGGTAGGTTTATTAACCGTAGAAGGTCAACGTAAAGACCTCAACACAATCTTCCTAAAACTACGTATCACCGATTCCAAAG GTCAAATCCGTAATATACACTTCCCATTTAACATAGAGACGGACACATCTTTCTCAGTAGCCATCGAAATGGTCGAGGAACTAGACCTAACCGATGATCAAGACATCTCGACGATCGCTAAAATGATTGACGCAGAGATACATTCACACATTCCCGATTGGATCCCTTCTGGTCTTAACGGAGATTATTCAACCATGCAAAGATGTTTATCTTCTCCTGATTCGCTGCGTTTAGATAGATTTCCCTCAGGGAGAAAAGTCTGGTCCTCTCCTAAAGCTGGAGATTCACGTTCACCGTTCGCTCAACGTTCTAGTTCTAAGCTTTCGTCGCCTTCAAAAGGACGCATCAATGATAAAGAAGTTGGGATTGTAGTTgagaaacttgagtctttgttgAGGAAACAGAGAGAGGACATTGAAAAAATGCATCGAGATCAAGAACGTGTTGTTTGTGAGTTTTTGAAAGAGTTTCCTCCTGAGATCTGTGAAGAGGCTTTGCTCAGATTGCAAGCCATGGATTCCGACAGCTTACTGTGTTAA
- the LOC106374709 gene encoding probable serine/threonine-protein kinase WNK3 isoform X1, whose product MRQDEENSEEEFVEIDPTGRYGRYNEVLGKGAFKQVYPFLTDLCSCMNFFTKNTVTKNFFLSSVQFFRYRAFDQLEGIEVAWNQVKLDDKLCSSEDLDRLYSEVHLLKTLKHKSIIKFYTSWIDHHQHMTINLITEVFTSGNLRQYRKKHKCVDLRALKKWSRQILEGLVYLHSHDPPVIHRDLKCDNILINGNQGEVKIGDLGLAAILHRARSAHSVIGTPEFMAPELYEEDYNVLVDIYAFGMCLLELVTFEYPYVECTNAAQIYKKVTSGIKPASLAKVTDPQVKTFIEKCIANVSERLSAKELLDDPFLKCYKEKTESVTYYKENGCNGREVEDKPSDSAVGLLTVEGQRKDLNTIFLKLRITDSKGQIRNIHFPFNIETDTSFSVAIEMVEELDLTDDQDISTIAKMIDAEIHSHIPDWIPSGLNGDYSTMQRCLSSPDSLRLDRFPSGRKVWSSPKAGDSRSPFAQRSSSKLSSPSKGRINDKEVGIVVEKLESLLRKQREDIEKMHRDQERVVCEFLKEFPPEICEEALLRLQAMDSDSLLC is encoded by the exons ATGAGACAAGACGAGGAAAACTCCGAGGAAGAGTTCGTAGAGATTGATCCCACTGGTCGCTATGGACGA TATAATGAAGTTCTAGGCAAAGGAGCTTTCAAACAAGTGTATCCTTTTCTAACAGATCTCTGTTCTTGCATGAACTTTTTCACAAAAAACACAGTTAcaaaaaatttttttctttcatcagTGCAATTCTTCAGATACAGAGCATTTGATCAACTGGAAGGAATCGAAGTGGCTTGGAACCAAGTTAAGCTAGACGATAAACTCTGTAGCTCAGAGGATTTAGATCGTCTTTACTCTGAAGTTCACTTACTCAAAACCCTTAAACACAAAAGCATCATCAAATTCTACACTTCTTGGATCGATCACCACCAACACATGACCATCAATCTCATCACCGAAGTCTTCACTTCCGGAAATCTTAGACA GTACCGGAAGAAGCACAAGTGTGTGGATCTAAGAGCACTAAAGAAATGGTCAAGGCAGATTCTAGAAGGGCTTGTTTATCTTCATAGTCATGATCCCCCTGTGATCCATAGAGATCTTAAATGCGATAATATATTGATCAATGGTAACCAAGGTGAGGTTAAAATTGGAGATCTCGGGCTAGCAGCCATTCTGCATCGTGCTCGCTCAGCTCATAGCGTCATTG GTACTCCTGAATTTATGGCGCCTGAACTCTATGAAGAAGATTACAATGTACTTGTCGATATATACGCCTTTGGAATGTGTTTGCTTGAGCTTGTAACTTTCGAGTACCCGTATGTCGAATGTACAAATGCTGCTCAGATTTATAAGAAAGTTACATCG GGAATCAAACCAGCCTCACTTGCAAAAGTTACTGATCCGCAAGTGAAAACATTCATAGAGAAGTGTATCGCAAATGTCTCAGAACGCTTGTCAGCCAAGGAACTACTTGATGATCCTTTTCTGAAATGCTACAAGGAAAAGACCGAAAGTGTCACATATTACAAAG AAAACGGATGCAATGGAAGAGAAGTTGAAGATAAACCCTCAGATTCTGCGGTAGGTTTATTAACCGTAGAAGGTCAACGTAAAGACCTCAACACAATCTTCCTAAAACTACGTATCACCGATTCCAAAG GTCAAATCCGTAATATACACTTCCCATTTAACATAGAGACGGACACATCTTTCTCAGTAGCCATCGAAATGGTCGAGGAACTAGACCTAACCGATGATCAAGACATCTCGACGATCGCTAAAATGATTGACGCAGAGATACATTCACACATTCCCGATTGGATCCCTTCTGGTCTTAACGGAGATTATTCAACCATGCAAAGATGTTTATCTTCTCCTGATTCGCTGCGTTTAGATAGATTTCCCTCAGGGAGAAAAGTCTGGTCCTCTCCTAAAGCTGGAGATTCACGTTCACCGTTCGCTCAACGTTCTAGTTCTAAGCTTTCGTCGCCTTCAAAAGGACGCATCAATGATAAAGAAGTTGGGATTGTAGTTgagaaacttgagtctttgttgAGGAAACAGAGAGAGGACATTGAAAAAATGCATCGAGATCAAGAACGTGTTGTTTGTGAGTTTTTGAAAGAGTTTCCTCCTGAGATCTGTGAAGAGGCTTTGCTCAGATTGCAAGCCATGGATTCCGACAGCTTACTGTGTTAA